Part of the Imperialibacter roseus genome, AGTATACAACGAAGGCCAGCAGACTTATAGCGAGGGAGTCACTTCGTTGTCCGATTTGCTCGACGCAGAAACAGCACTCACAGACGCTCAGCTAGGCTATGCATCTGCCCTTTTGCAATACAGATTATCAGAACTCCAACTCCTTAAATCAGAGGGAAATATCAAATCATTAGTCAATCAATAACACATCGACAAAGAAGATGAAAAAGATCATTATAAATATAGTAGTAGTGCTTGCCATCATTGGCGGTATTGTGTGGGTGCTGAAAGGCAACAAAGAAGAGGCAGCTGCACTAACCAGCCTGGCTCAGCAATCGAACGGCTACGTGGCAGTGAGGGTGGAAAAAGCTAAGCTGGAGTCGCTGAAAGACGGCTTTGCTGCATTTGGAAACTTTGAACCGACAAGAGAGCTCACCTTTGTTTCTGAAATTTCGGGTAGGGTAGTTTCAATCAATGTCGAAAAAGGGGACAAAATTTCAAGGTCTCAAACGATGGCAACGCTTGATCATGAGTTGCTTCAAAACGAAGTAGTTGCGTCAGAGGCAGCGTTCAAAAAGATGAAAGCCGACCTTGAAAAGTACGAAAAGCTAGCCGAGGGCGGTGCCATCACCTCTCAGCAACTGGAAGATGCCAAGCTTGGCTACACCAACGCTGACTTAAGGCTCAAAAATGCAAAGAGGAAGCTGCAAGACTCGAGCATCAAAGCTCCGTTCGCAGGCACTGTGAATGCCCGGTACATCGAAGTGGGCTCCTATCTGAACGCCGG contains:
- a CDS encoding efflux RND transporter periplasmic adaptor subunit, whose product is MKKIIINIVVVLAIIGGIVWVLKGNKEEAAALTSLAQQSNGYVAVRVEKAKLESLKDGFAAFGNFEPTRELTFVSEISGRVVSINVEKGDKISRSQTMATLDHELLQNEVVASEAAFKKMKADLEKYEKLAEGGAITSQQLEDAKLGYTNADLRLKNAKRKLQDSSIKAPFAGTVNARYIEVGSYLNAGAKMFDIVDVSKLKLVVKVTEAQVFEIQKGMAVTVFSDILPNKTFDGKVTFIGVKADASLNYPVEIEVNNSSDQLKAGMYAQALFGTGDATPQLTVTRNAIIGSLEQAQVYVNEGNKAVLRSVTTGGSVGERVAIVAGLKEGESVITSGQINLSNGDVIEVLQN